The proteins below are encoded in one region of Penicillium psychrofluorescens genome assembly, chromosome: 4:
- a CDS encoding uncharacterized protein (ID:PFLUO_006085-T1.cds;~source:funannotate), with protein sequence MADTAVAEPSPAPISNASPDEDAPPQEGEQQLQPAKKTKLIRRKRRPARVQVDPSFVKNLQPQQDSGTMFNVWYSKYEGGNRGENNQSNTPAPGRCNLAQDSGYTRADRVNGSFFCLHFARGTCPNGAECQYLHRAPTIMDIFNPNIDCFGRDKHSDYRDDMGGVGSFMRQNRTLYVGRIHVTDNIEEVVSNESNAQFAKEAMSNQSMDHEEVLNVRWATVDPNPMSQKRDARRLEEQAAEAVRRALPEAFVAEIEGRDPDAKKRKKIEGSFGLQGYDVPDDVWHARNRQLENAKAAAGQLEAPEQLLMIEDAGQQAALAEPESQSGGIFSSSAVAALRGLAGGTVTTQAAPKSAGGPLVAYGSDDESD encoded by the exons ATGGCCGATACCGCAGTCGCCGAGCCATCACCGGCACccatctccaacgcctcTCCAGATGAGGATGCGccgccgcaagaaggagagcaacagctccagcccgccaagaagaccaaactCATCCGTCGCAAGAGAAGGCCGGCGCGCGTGCAGGTCGATCCATCCTTCGTGAAGAACCTTCAACCGCAGCAGGATTCCGGGACGATGTTCAACGTCTGGTACTCGAAATACGAAGGCGGAAACCGGGGGGAGAACAACCAGTCGAACACGCCCGCTCCGGGACGGTGCAACCTGGCGCAAGACAGTGGCTACACTCGGGCAGACCGTGTGAACGggtctttcttttgtctgcACTTTGCTCGGGGGACTTGTCCGAACGGCGCGGAGTGCCAGTATCTTCATAGGGCACCCACCATCATGGACATCTTCAATCCCAATATCGATTGCTTCG GCCGTGACAAACACTCAGATTACCGAGATGAT ATGGGTGGCGTTGGATCTTTCATGCG GCAAAATCGCACGCTCTATGTTGGCCGTATCCACGTGACA GACAATATCGAGGAAGTCGT CTCGAATGAAAGTAACGCTCAATTTGCCAAGGAGGCAATGAGCAATCAGAGCATGGATCACGAGGAGGTTCTCAACGTGCGCTGGGCGACTGTTGACCCGAACCCGATGTCTCAGAAACGCGACGCGCGCAGGCTAGAGGAACAGGCTGCTGAGGCGGTGCGGCGAGCACTTCCCGAGGCATTCGTGGCTGAGATCGAGGGGAGGGATCCGgatgcgaagaagaggaagaagattgAGGGTAGTTTCGGCCTGCAGGGCTATGATGTTCCGGACGACGTATGGCATGCTCGGAATCGGCAGTTGGAGAATGCGAAGGCTGCGGCTGGTCAATTGGAAGCGCCGGAGCAGCTGCTTATGATTGAAGATGCGGGCCAACAAGCTGCGCTTGCTGAACCGGAATCTCAGAGCGGTGgtatcttctccagctcggctgTTGCGGCGTTGCGGGGTCTTGCGGGTGGGACGGTCACGACTCAGGCTGCTCCCAAGTCTGCTGGGGGGCCGTTAGTCGCCTACGGAAGCGATGATGAGAGTGACTGA
- a CDS encoding uncharacterized protein (ID:PFLUO_006086-T1.cds;~source:funannotate), with product MVNITEKIKEIEDEMRRTQKNKATEYHLGLLKGKLARLRAQLLEPAAGAGAGGGTGFDVSKSGDARVALVGFPSVGKSTFLSKITKTKSEAASYSFTTLTAIPGVLEYGGAEIQILDLPGIIEGAAEGKGRGRQVISAAKTSDLILMILDATKRAEQRALLEAELDAVGIRLNKEPPNIYLKQKKAGGVNVTFQTPPKSLDEKMIYNVLRDYKMLNCEVLVRDENATIDDFIDVIMKDHRKYIRCLYVYNKIDSVSLEFLDQLAREPYTAVMSCELDLGVQEVVERIWKELRLMRLYTKRKGEVPGFEEALIVRSNSSIEDVCDQIHRTLKDTFKYALVWGASARHVPQRVGLSHVVADEDVVSIVAK from the exons ATGGTGAACATTACAGAGAAGATTAAGGA gatcgaggatgagatgcGGAGGACGCAGA AGAACAAGGCGACAGAATATCATCTTGGTCTATTGAAAGG AAAACTCGCCCGCCTAAGAGCACAGCTCCTTGAAccagcagccggcgcagGTGCAGGCGGCGGCACCGGGTTTGACGTGAGCAAAAGCGGTGATGCGCGCGTGGCACTCGTTGGATTCCCATCTGTCGGCAAATCCACGTTCTTGTCCAAGATCACCAAGACCAAGAGCGAGGCTGCGTCGTACTCGTTCACCACACTGACTGCCATCCCCGGTGTGCTTGAGTATGGCGGGGCTGAGATCCAGATTCTGGATCTGCCGGGTATTATTGAAGGTGCCGCGGAGGGGAAGGGCCGCGGACGGCAGGTTATCTCTGCTGCGAAG ACGAGTGATCTCATCCTGATGATTCTGGATGCTACTAAGCGCGCGGAGCAGCGGGCTCTGCTGGAGGCGGAGTTGGATGCCGTTGGGATTCGACTGAACAAGGAGCCTCC GAACATCTATctcaagcagaagaaggctggCGGCGTGAATGTGACTTTCCAGACCCCGCCCAAAAGCCTGGACGAGAAAATGATTTACAATGTTCTCCGCGATTACAAGATGCTCAACTGTGAGGTTCTGGTGCGAGATGAGAATG CTACAATTGATGATTTCATCGACGTGATCATGAAGGATCACCGAAAATACATCCGCTG TCTCTACGTCTACAACAAGATCGACAGCGTCAGTCTCGAGTTCCTGGACCAACTAGCTCGCGAGCCGTACACGGCCGTCATGAGCTGCGAGCTCGATCTCGGTGTACAGGAGGTGGTTGAGCGGATCTGGAAAGAGTTGCGTCTGATGCGACTGTACACAAAGCG AAAAGGAGAAGTCCCTGGCTTCGAGGAAGCCCTGATCGTTCGCAGCAACTCCTCCATCGAGGATGTGTGCGACCAGATCCATCGCACGCTCAAGGATACGTTCAAGTACGCGCTTGTGTGGGGGGCGAGTGCACGACATGTGCCGCAGCGCGTAGGATTGAGCCATGTCGTggcggatgaggatgtggtTTCCATCGTAGCGAAATAG
- a CDS encoding uncharacterized protein (ID:PFLUO_006087-T1.cds;~source:funannotate) gives MFAHLFKAMPARATAFTTMKQPVASRFMATVRQRAPMEPATFTIRDGPIFTGKSFGARSNISGEAVFTTSLVGYPESLTDPSYRGQILVFTQPLIGNYGVPSAEKDPNGLLKYFESPNLQASGVVVADVAEQYSHWTAVESLGQWCAREGVPAISGVDTRAIVTYLREQGSSLARITIGEEYDANEDEAFTDPEQIHLVRQVSTKQPFHVSAGDPQCHVAVIDCGVKENILRSLVNRGASVTVFPFDYPIHKVAHHFDGVFISNGPGDPTHCQDTTYHLQRLMETSQIPIFGICLGHQLLALAAGARTIKLKYGNRAHNIPALDLSTGRCHITSQNHGYAVDASTLPSDWKPYFTNLNDSSNEGMIHKSRPIFSTQFHPEAKGGPLDSSYLFDIYLDSVRKYKANQAGLYPARGSRPDPLLVDLLAKERVGVQPTTGMQNVAAAAAAAAAA, from the coding sequence ATGTTCGCCCATTTATTCAAGGCGATGCCTGCCAGGGCTACCGccttcaccaccatgaaGCAACCGGTTGCCTCCCGCTTCATGGCCACTGTTCGCCAGCGTGCTCCCATGGAACCGGCCACCTTTACCATTCGTGATGGTcccatcttcaccggcaAGTCGTTCGGTGCCCGCTCCAACATCTCCGGCGAGGCGGTCTTCACCACCTCGCTGGTCGGCTACCCGGAGTCTCTGACCGACCCGTCGTACCGGGGCCAGATCCTGGTCTTTACCCAGCCTCTGATTGGCAACTACGGTGTGCCGTCCGCAGAGAAGGACCCCAACGGTCTGCTGAAATACTTCGAGTCTCCGAACCTGCAGGCTTCTGGTGTGGTGGTTGCCGACGTCGCCGAGCAGTACAGCCACTGGACTGCCGTCGAGAGCCTGGGCCAATGGTGTGCCCGCGAGGGTGTCCCTGCCATCTCCGGCGTCGATACCCGGGCCATTGTCACCTACCTCCGTGAACAGGGTTCCTCCCTGGCTCGGATCACCATCGGTGAGGAGTACGATGCcaacgaggacgaggcgtTCACGGACCCGGAGCAGATCCACCTGGTGCGCCAAGTCAGCACCAAGCAGCCCTTCCACGTGAGCGCCGGCGACCCTCAGTGCCACGTTGCCGTCATCGACTGCGGTGTCAAAGAGAACATCCTGCGCAGCCTGGTCAACCGCGGCGCCAGCGTTACCGTGTTCCCCTTCGACTACCCGATCCACAAGGTGGCCCACCACTTCGACGGCGTTTTCATTTCCAACGGCCCCGGTGACCCGACTCACTGCCAGGACACCACCTACCACCTGCAGCGCCTGATGGAGACCTCTCAGATCCCCATCTTCGGTATCTGCCTGGGTCACCagctgctggctctggccgCGGGCGCCCGCACCATCAAGCTCAAGTACGGTAATCGGGCTCACAACATCCCCGCCCTGGATCTGAGCACGGGTCGCTGCCACATCACCAGCCAGAACCACGGGTACGCGGTCGACGCCTCGACTCTGCCCTCGGACTGGAAACCGTACTTCACCAACCTGAACGACTCGAGCAACGAGGGCATGATCCACAAGTCCCGTCCGATCTTCAGCACCCAGTTCCACCCAGAGGCCAAGGGCGGCCCGCTTGATTCGTCGTACCTGTTCGACATCTACCTCGACAGCGTGCGCAAGTACAAGGCCAACCAGGCTGGCCTCTACCCGGCCCGTGGTAGCCGTCCCGACCCTCTGCTGGTTGACCTGCTGGCCAAGGAGCGTGTGGGCGTGCAGCCCACCACCGGCATGCAGAAcgtggctgctgctgctgccgctgccgccgctgcgtAA
- a CDS encoding uncharacterized protein (ID:PFLUO_006088-T1.cds;~source:funannotate) codes for MHALHYFCCWTLLGSLGLALTQKPLEQPGCDGTGLVDPDGRCNGDGLIHDPPPRDRDGFRFENPSTDCEYVTQMHIWDSFKDLEKDMTKLFTLIHKNVSFTVVGHHPIAGHYHDLLHFYVNALRRVSVLFFDHADKFKIHPQAIHGGCNDRWSVQEVNFQGVMNSGDDFDIVNVWVTRWGHHGQMVEIRTYIDAARIMEALHKNEIWWNGTTFRDNLQYMPGPAGMPDMKELEGLMGYPNGSKYQE; via the exons ATGCATGCCTTGCACTATTTCTGTTGTTGGACCCTCCTGGGATCCCTCGGACTCGCCCTCACGCAAAAACCGCTCGAGCAGCCGGGCTGCGACGGGACTGGCCTGGTCGATCCAGACGGCCGCTGCAATGGCGACGGACTCATCCACGACCCACCTCCGCGGGACCGCGACGGATTTCGATTCGAGAACCCGTCGACCGACTGCGAGTACGTGACGCAGATGCACATCTGGGACTCGTtcaaggatctggagaaggacatGACCAAGCTGTTCACGCTGATCCACAAGAATGTCAGCTTCACGGTGGTGGGCCACCATCCGATTGCGGGCCACTACCATGATCTGTTGCATTTCTACGTCAATGCCCTGCGGCGGGTAAGCGTGCTCTTTTTCGATCATGCAGATAAGTTCAAGATACATCCCCAGGCGATCCATGGCGGGTGCAATGATCGGTGGTCGGTGCAGGAGGTCAATTTTCAGGGCGTAATGAATTCTG GGGATGATTTCGACATCGTCAACGTGTGGGTGACCCGCTGGGGCCATCACGGCCAGATGGTTGAGATTCGGACATACATCGATGCCGCTCGGATCATGGAGGCGCTGCACAAGAACGAGATCTGGTGGAATGGGACGACGTTCCGGGACAATTTGCAGTATATGCCGGGACCAGCGGGGATGCCGGATATGAAGGAGTTGGAGGGGTTGATGGGATATCCAAATGGCAGCAAGTACCAAGAGTAG
- a CDS encoding uncharacterized protein (ID:PFLUO_006089-T1.cds;~source:funannotate): MSNIIHKVKDAVTNHGSSDNNNHHNTSGTGSANAYDSPQSSNHGPHNSNMTNAADPRIDSDRSKMTGGTYNPGTTSTAGGNTVTGVPHSTHQTATGAHQSNLANQADPRIDNTRSHMTGPAYNTGTTGTAAGNTVTGVPHSTHQTTTGVPHSTHQTATGPTSTTAGVHRSNIANQADPRIDSTGSHVTGPAYNTGTTGTRTGNTVTGVPHSTHQTTTGAHHSNIANQADPRIGGDLRHGTAGTAGTAAPYGGVSTHSAATGPAPSTAGPHKSNMLNEADPRVDSDMSKERNQPIGSGRFDQDVHKSSIGGAGVMHGMGGSGGPTSTKTFEQAQEHGAVDHGAVGHGAVGHGAAGSSYNTSNKKTVGPHSSDMANKMDPRVDSNADGSKTIGSQRV, encoded by the coding sequence ATGTcgaacatcatccacaaGGTCAAGGACGCCGTCACCAACCACGGCTCGTccgacaacaacaaccaccacaacaCCAGCGGCACGGGCTCCGCGAACGCCTACGACTCTCCCCAGTCCTCCAACCACGGCCCTCACAATAGCAACATGACCAATGCCGCCGATCCCCGTATCGACAGCGACCGCTCTAAGATGACCGGTGGCACTTACAACCCGGGAACTACTAGCACTGCCGGCGGTAACACCGTTACTGGCGTTCCTCACTCGACTCACCAGACCGCTACCGGGGCTCACCAAAGCAACCTCGCCAACCAGGCTGATCCCCGTATCGACAACACCCGTTCTCACATGACCGGTCCCGCTTATAACACCGGCACTACTGGCACTGCCGCCGGCAACACCGTTACGGGTGTTCCTCACTCTACTCACCAGACTACTACTGGTGTTCCTCACTCTACCCACCAGACTGCTACTGGGCCTACATCAACCACTGCTGGGGTTCACCGAAGCAACATCGCCAACCAGGCCGATCCCCGCATCGACAGTACCGGTTCGCATGTAACCGGTCCCGCTTACAACACGGGAACTACTGGCACTCGCACCGGTAACACCGTTACGGGTGTTCCTCACTCTACTCACCAGACTACTACTGGGGCCCACCACAGCAACATCGCCAACCAGGCCGATCCCCGTATCGGTGGCGACCTCAGGCACGGCACCGCTGGCACCGCTGGCACCGCTGCCCCCTATGGAGGCGTCTCCACGCATTCGGCCGCCACGGGCCCCGCCCCCTCGACCGCCGGCCCTCACAAGAGCAACATGCTTAACGAGGCTGACCCCCGCGTCGATAGCGACATGAGCAAGGAACGCAACCAGCCCATCGGCTCCGGCCGTTTCGACCAGGACGTGCACAAGTCCAGCATTGGCGGCGCGGGTGTGATGCACGGTATgggtggcagcggcggcccGACCTCCACCAAGACCTTCGAGCAGGCGCAGGAGCACGGTGCCGTCGACCACGGTGCTGTAGGCCACGGTGCTGTAGGCCACGGTGCCGCCGGCAGCAGCtacaacaccagcaacaagaagacTGTCGGTCCTCACTCGAGCGACATGGCGAATAAGATGGATCCCCGTGTTGACTCTAATGCGGATGGGTCGAAGACTATTGGTTCTCAGCGTGTTTAG
- a CDS encoding uncharacterized protein (ID:PFLUO_006090-T1.cds;~source:funannotate) gives MTDSTPPRKRSRAACVACQARKRKCTGDQPCSTCAQAGVECIYSAAPKKRARSSSLYRPSLSVPDDQRPALDGYSALQPRVTGESNSLEANSGAAFVRKLGLRIDPAHAPRLHLFAWNVGERRRSPGRSAATLTPSIITKIVSQEEMQRLTGIFFDRIHACYNFLEKETVSARIAKRWSMNPPDQSYDTVLCGVAALAHLFSHREIVAPELELVETARIQLEKGVLSAETPSADTISGWVLRAAYLRMTASPHAAWMVSCTLMHLVEAAGLHLEPQHREAAGVLPTRPNGASTASSNQETRRRLFGMARHLNTWTSFDLGRSRVVLHGATALPPTPRGPPMAAPQGARADLFHLLPLSESLDPAGSAPQDLPELETALTAVLDLVYPGPSLILVQCNLMLCIYRRLRALNTHALLSGQLLDRVLALAARGLHAARGMVASNCPWHQVANVPFQIVCTLLAIDNRAALDLLPDAMRTLREVLAAYDTPVMREAYSTAYLLIAMHQRRKEDDTRALAEVLRVNAAAAAPPPTAATGSTTTGENLSREPAAQPQPQPVQQPSQIPEPNGPVSDAELSWLGDLVIDMPSLQNFDLDQFLLTDVPWPLPEMGI, from the coding sequence ATGACTGACTCCACGCCGCCGCGTAAGCGTTCGCGCGCCGCCTGCGTCGCCTGCCAGGCCCGCAAGCGCAAATGCACCGGCGACCAGCCATGCTCGACTTGCGCCCAAGCTGGCGTCGAATGCATCTACAGCGCTGCGCCCAAGAAGCGCGCCCGATCGAGCAGTCTGTACCGTCCGAGTCTTTCGGTGCCCGACGACCAACGACCAGCCCTGGATGGCTATTCTGCACTCCAGCCGCGAGTCACAGGCGAAAGCAACTCGCTCGAGGCCAACTCCGGCGCCGCGTTCGTGCGAAAGCTCGGGCTGCGAATTGACCCGGCCCACGCGCCGCGTCTGCATCTTTTCGCATGGAACGTCGGCGAGCGACGGCGGTCGCCTGGACGGTCCGCCGCGACGCTGACACCGTCGATCATCACCAAGATTGTTTCACAAGAGGAGATGCAGCGCTTGACCGGGATTTTCTTCGACAGAATCCATGCATGCTACAACTTCTTAGAAAAGGAGACTGTCTCCGCACGGATCGCAAAGCGCTGGTCCATGAACCCGCCAGATCAATCCTATGACACGGTATTATGCGGCGTCGCAGCCTTGGCGCATCTCTTCTCACATCGCGAGATCGTAGCACCAGAACTAGAGCTCGTGGAGACAGCGCGCATCCAGCTGGAGAAAGGCGTCTTGTCCGCCGAGACCCCTTCCGCGGACACAATATCAGGCTGGGTCCTCCGCGCCGCGTATCTGCGCATGACAGCCTCTCCACACGCAGCCTGGATGGTCAGTTGCACGCTGATGCATCTCGTCGAAGCCGCTGGGTTGCACCTCGAACCCCAGCACCGCGAGGCCGCAGGAGTCCTCCCCACTCGCCCCAACGgcgccagcaccgcctccaGCAACCAAGAAACCCGCCGGCGGCTGTTCGGCATGGCACGGCACCTCAACACCTGGACCTCTTTTGACCTCGGCCGCTCGCGCGTCGTCCTCCACGGCGCCACGGCTCTCCCCCCAACCCCCCGCGGCCCGCCAATGGCAGCACCCCAAGGCGCCCGCGCAgacctcttccatctcctccctctctccgAAAGCCTCGACCCAGCCGGCTCCGCACCGCAGGATCTCCCAGAACTCGAAACAGCCCTCACCGCAGTGCTCGATCTCGTCTACCCCGGCCCCTCCCTAATCCTAGTGCAATGCAACCTAATGCTCTGCATCTACCGGCGCCTACGTGCTCTCAACACTCACGCCCTACTCTCCGGTCAATTACTTGACCGCGTACTCGCACTGGCAGCGCGCGGCCTCCACGCAGCGAGGGGCATGGTCGCCTCCAACTGTCCGTGGCACCAGGTCGCCAACGTGCCCTTCCAGATCGTCTGCACGCTGCTGGCCATTGACAACCGCGCAgctctcgatcttctgcCCGATGCGATGCGCACCCTCCGCGAGGTTCTCGCTGCCTATGACACACCGGTCATGCGCGAGGCTTACTCGACGGCTTACCTGCTCATCGCCATGCATCAGCGGCGCAAGGAAGACGACACGCGTGCTTTGGCTGAGGTGTTGCGCGTGaatgctgccgctgcggctCCGCCTCCTACCGCAGCCACTGGCAGCACTACGACAGGCGAGAATTTATCCCGTGAACCGGCCGCGCagcctcagcctcaaccGGTCCAGCAGCCGTCCCAGATCCCTGAGCCCAATGGCCCGGTCTCTGATGCGGAGCTCTCCTGGTTGGGCGATCTGGTTATCGATATGCCCAGTCTCCAGAATTTCGATCTGGATCAGTTCCTCCTGACGGATGTGCCTTGGCCGCTGCCTGAGATGGGCATTTAA
- a CDS encoding uncharacterized protein (ID:PFLUO_006091-T1.cds;~source:funannotate) yields MKRRITFVQPDNAPFDPSQAELTASALSVRALDAAREDRITVGLDELPEESQLRTVLRQSHELHLRWSTERSYHALAPFASRVSPGLHVFYTPLSSDRSSETLCPLLRAAFGDGVDCTNPEDSFITPPLLSTRFAASASLQFHTRLPSLEPLVEFIGRTACEQRKDSACLDNARSLRSADSLDIDYDSISHTLTLTGLWTSPPSGGWTEVVRKPISDADQVEFGLLSSDKAVDLEELKMGGLLAVVGKDKKLKPTMFSFPSRHHPLPKEASYEVSFPPPTGLHPTLSISMPQSSLQRPPAPDHATCALHTYLTLPSTVFGDQYQLGTSDSLFLQSHNLVALRALAGETDLEAPDWVIPRWGSTWLLELATPKTETTEANWTATIPLHLRYLDPSESGYRSADIPWPVVFWACTAEDGTKMGTNPFDRTNLGWDGLFGPRTMFFQLQPSPSAKLVEHIDVPVMRLRGAEGLFQARNIELGTVLVVGLGFLWVVLRLVRVAWSFGVGSKRHGGTSRTKKD; encoded by the exons ATGAAACGCCGAATCACCTTCGTCCAGCCCGACAATGCGCCCTTCGACCCATCTCAAGCCGAGCTGACCGCTTCGGCCCTGTCGGTCCGCGCCCTCGACGCAGCGCGCGAAGACCGAATCACCGTCGGACTCGACGAGCTCCCGGAGGAG TCCCAGCTCCGCACCGTCCTTCGGCAATCGCACGAGCTTCATCTCCGCTGGTCGACCGAGCGGTCCTACCATGCCCTGGCGCCCTTTGCCAGCAGGGTCTCGCCCGGTCTACATGTTTTCTATACCCCCCTGTCCTCGGATCGGTCCTC GGAGACGTTGTGCCCGCTGCTCCGCGCAGCGTTCGGGGATGGGGTCGACTGCACGAATCCAGAG GACTCATTCATTACGCCCCCGCTCCTCTCGACTCGGTTCGCGGCTTCTGCCTCGCTCCAATTCCACACTCGACTTCCCTCGTTGGAACCACTCGTCGAATTCATTGGACGCACGGCCTGTGAACAGCGCAAGGACAGCGCATGTCTCGACAATGCGCGCTCCCTGCGCTCGGCGGACTCGCTCGATATCGACTATGACAGTATCTCGCACACCCTGACCCTGACGGGTCTTTGGACTAGTCCGCCGAGCGGCGGCTGGACGGAGGTCGTCCGGAAACCGATCTCGGACGCAGACCAGGTCGAGTTTGGACTTTTGAGCAGTGACAAGGCTGTTGATCTTGAGGAATTGAAGATGGGCGGGCTACTAGCTGTGGTTGGGAAGGACAAGAAATTAA AACCGACGATGTTCTCATTCCCATCGCGTCACCACCCGCTGCCCAAAGAGGCAAGCTATGAAGTTTCCTTCCCGCCTCCAACAGGCCTGCACCCGACACTCTCCATTTCAATGCCCCAATCCTCCCTCCAACGACCTCCGGCTCCGGACCACGCAACCTGCGCCCTGCACACATACCTCACCCTCCCCTCCACCGTCTTCGGAGACCAGTACCAGCTCGGAACGTCCGactccctcttcctccaatcTCACAACCTCGTCGCCCTGCGCGCTCTAGCCGGTGAAACCGACCTCGAAGCTCCAGACTGGGTCATCCCGCGCTGGGGCTCCACCTGGCTGCTTGAACTAGCCACCCCTAAGACGGAGACCACTGAGGCCAACTGGACCGCTACGATCCCACTCCACCTGCGGTACCTGGATCCCTCGGAATCAGGCTATCGGTCCGCGGATATCCCCTGGCCCGTCGTCTTCTGGGCCTGTACTGCCGAGGACGGCACGAAGATGGGGACCAACCCGTTCGACCGCACGAATCTAGGCTGGGATGGTCTCTTCGGCCCGCGCACTATGTTCTTCCAATTAcagccttctccttcggCCAAACTCGTCGAGCATATCGATGTCCCGGTGATGCGTCTCCGGGGTGCAGAGGGCCTGTTCCAGGCACGGAATATCGAGCTCGGAACTGTGCTGGTGGTTGGACTGGGATTCCTCTGGGTGGTTCTCAGGCTGGTACGCGTGGCGTGGTCTTTTGGCGTGGGTTCTAAGAGACACGGGGGGACATCGCGTACGAAGAAGGATTAA
- a CDS encoding uncharacterized protein (ID:PFLUO_006092-T1.cds;~source:funannotate): protein MVAETKLYDALSIKPGATQDEIKKAYRKAALKWHPDKNKDNQDAAEKFKEVSQAYEVLSDPEKRKVYDQFGLEYLLRGGPPPSAGGGAGPGGGGFEGGMPGGFSSFGGMPGGGGSRTFHFSTGPGGGGGSGFRFSTADDIFRNFAKGGGGGGGGGMGFDDDDIFSMLNGMGGGGGGGGGRGFRTARQGGGGRRAPTPEPTVIEKDLPLTLEEIFNGTTKKVVTKSKAFDASGKRSVQDVTLEANIKPGLRAGSKIIYKNVGDQEEGGRQDVHLIVREKEHPVFKRVGDNLVVPLDLTLKEALTGWDKIVRTIDGKSVRVQKAGPTQPGFEEHYPGQGMVVSKKPSERGDLVVRVNVKFPTTLTAQQKEVLRDVLP from the exons ATGGTTGCCGAAACCAAATTGTACGATGCCTTGAGCATCAAACCCGGCGCGACTCAGGATGAAATCAAGAAAGCTTATCGGAAGGCAGCATTGAAGTGGCACCCCGATAAGAACAAGGACAACCAGGATGCCGCAGAGAAGTTCAAAG AGGTATCCCAAGCATACGAAGTGTTGTCAGATCCCGAGAAACGGAAAGTCTATGATCAATTCGGCCTCGAGTATCTGCTCCGCGGcggccctcctccttcggctggcggtggtgccggtcctggcggcggcggctttgAAGGAGGCATGCCGGGAGGATTCTCTTCGTTCGGCGGCATGCCCGGCGGTGGAGGATCGCGCACATTCCACTTCTCGACTGGACccggtggcggcggcggcagtggcTTCCGATTCAGCACCGCGGATGATATCTTCCGCAACTTTGCcaaaggcggcggcggcggcggaggcggggGTATGGGCTTTGACGATGACGATATATTCTCGATGCTGAATGGAAtgggcggtggcggtggcggtggtggtggtcgtggttTCCGGACTGCTCgccagggtggtggtggtcgccGCGCGCCGACGCCTGAGCCTACTGTCATCGAGAAGGACCTGCCGCTGActctggaggagatcttcAACGGGACGACTAAGAAGGTGGTCACGAAGAGCAAGGCGTTTGATGCGAGTGGGAAGCGCAGTGTTCAGGATGTGACGCTGGAAGCCAACATCAAGCCTGGTCTGCGAGCTGGTTCGAAGATCATATACAAAAATGTTGgcgatcaagaagaaggaggtcGACAAGATGTACATCTGATTGTCAGAGAG AAAGAGCACCCGGTCTTCAAGCGTGTCGGCGACAACCTGGTCGTCCCGTTGGACCTCACCCTCAAGGAGGCCCTCACAGGCTGGGACAAGATCGTGCGCACCATAGACGGCAAATCCGTCCGCGTCCAGAAGGCCGGCCCAACACAGCCGGGTTTCGAGGAACACTACCCGGGCCAGGGCATGGTGGTCTCCAAGAAGCCCAGCGAGCGCGGCGACCTGGTCGTTCGCGTCAACGTCAAGTTCCCCACCACCTTGACGGCACAACAAAAGGAAGTTCTCAGAGACGTTCTCCCATGA